The DNA sequence ACCTGGGGATGGGCCGGCCGCGGTTCCGCGAGCCGGGAGAGGAGGGTGTGGCATGACCCACAGCCTGCACCGCCGCGGTTCCCGGGAGAGCCTGGAGAAGGACTTCGTGGTGCTGTCGTGCTCGGCGAAGGGGTTCAACGACAACGTCTTCGGCCAAAAGGGCAAGGAGTTCCTGCGCATCTGCCTGCGCCATCATCCCGTGAACTTCGGCGACATGAAGACGGGGAACTTCCTGAGCGTCGATCCGGAGGAGGTCATCGCCCGCGTCTCCAACACCACCATCCTGGAAGTCACGTACGACAGCAAGCAGGACGTGGTGGAGCTTATGCGCGACCTGAAGGAGGCGGACCTGGGAGTTTCGGTAATCATCTCCGGATTGCACGACGTGGTGGAGGACATCGTGCGCCAGGTGGGCCTGAAGCGCATCCACACTCGGGAGTACTCTCTGGGCACCCATGGTCGGCTGGAACTATTGCCGGAGTACGAGGTCCTGGAGTTCACCACCATGTGCGGCCATGCCATGGTGGCGTCCGGACTGGTCAAGCACATGATCGCCCAGTGCAAGCTGGGACGCCGTTCCCTGCGCGATGCGGCGGTCACCATGGGGAAGTGCTGTTCCTGCGGCAACTTCAACGTCAACCGCGCCCAGGACCTGCTGGCCCGCAACCTGGGGCTCTGGGTCGCCGACTGGCCAATCTACTGAGCGCCCGCAGGGAGGTTTCTCCTGATGAAGCACGTTATCGTGGGCAACGGGCCGGCCGGGATGACGGCCGCCCTTACCATCCGCTCTGCCCGCCCTCGGGACGAGGTTACTGTGGTGACGGCCGACGAGGGGGCGTACTACTCCAAGGTGAGGGAGCCGGACCTGCTGGCGGGGGAGGCGGAACCCGCGCTGCTCGAGCTCGCGGCGGAAAGCGCGATCCGGAGCGCCGGGATCGAGCTGGTGACGGGTATCGCCGTCCGCTCCCTCGACCGCGGGGCGCGACGGGTCTTCCTGGAAGATGGTCGGGAGCTGTCGTACGACTGCCTGCTGCTCTCCACCGGTGCCAGTCCCATTGTCCCCGCGGTCCCCGGCATGCACGCCGGCACCGACCCCGGCCGCCCTTTGCCGACGGGGGTGTTTGCCCTGCGCACCCTGCGGGATGCCCGCCGGCTGGCCGCAGCGGCGGGGAGGGCACGAAATGCGGTGGTGGTGGGGGGTGGATTCATTGGGGTCCACGTGGCCTGGGCGCTGGCCGCCCGCGGCCTGGACGTTACGCTGGTGGAAAAGATGCCCACCCTGCTGCCCGGGGGCTGCGACGACACGGCTTCGTCCCTGGTGGCCGCCCACCTGGAGTCCCGGGGCGTGAGGGTCATGCTGGGTTGTGCCCTGGAGTCGGTCGCCTGCTCCGGTGGCGGGGAGGCCGGGCCGTGCTCCGGTGGCGGGGCGGGGGCCAGCCTCCAGGTGGAGGTGGGCGGTACCACCATCCCGTGCGACCTGGCGGTGCTGGCGGTGGGCGTCAGGCCCAACACGGCGTTGGCCCGCCAGGCCCGGGTCGAGGTGGCGGAGGGGGTGGTCACCGACGCCACCATGGCCACCACCGTATCGGGGGTCTGGGCGGCCGGAGACGTGGCCCAGACGCTCGACCTGGCCACGGGAAGACAGGGGATGCTTCCCCTCTGGCCCCTGGCGGTAGCCCAGGGCCGCATCGCCGGGCGCAACATGGCCGGCCTGCGCGCCTCCTACCGGGGAGGCCTCCGCATCAACCCCGTGCACCTGGGGCCGCTGCAGGTGGTCTCCCTGGGAGAGATCTTTCCGGCCGGCCCCTGGGCCCGGGTGCTCACCGGCCCGGCCCCGGGGCGCGCACCATTCCACGGGGGGGACCATGGGCGCGGCCTGCCGGCCTACTTCCGGATCGCCTTCCAGGATGATCGCCTGGTGGGGGTGCTCCTGGTGGGCGCGGTGGAGGCCGCCGGTATCCTCGGTTCTCTGATTGCGCGCGCCATCCGCCTCCGCGCGCAGGACGAAGCCTTGCGTCTGGTGGGTGCAGCGCTGCGGACCGCCCTTCCCGCCCGCCTCTGAACACTACACCGGGGGCGGTAGCCAGATCCGACAAACCACAGGGCACACACTCGCCGGGAGTGGCGGGTGCCGCGCGAAAGTGCGCGGTATCGCCACTCCCTGCTTTGCCGCCCGGCATGCGATGGCCCAGCAAGGGCACGCCGCCGGCAGGGCAATGAGGGAAGCTCCTGACGTGGCGGTGAGGCTGAGGGTCACGGTTCGTTGACAGATGCGTTCGTTGACGGATGCCGATAAGAAGGTTATAATGACCGGTGCAACATCCTTGTGAGGAGGGATCAGCCCTGCCTCTGCACGGACCGGATGAACCGGTATACACGATCAGCGTGGCTGCCCGCCTCCTGGGGGTTAACCCGCAAACCCTGCGGGTGCTCGAGCGGTACGGGTTGGTGTGCCCCTCCCGTACCGAGAACAACATCCGCCTGTACTCGGAGAACGATCTGGTCCTCCTGCAGCGGATATGCCACCTGATCCGGGTCGAACGCATAAACATGGCCGGGGTCAGGGTCATCCTGCGCATGGAAGGCCGGCTGTCCGGCCCGGACCTGCCGGGCGACGAGGCGGCCGAGGACGATGCTGGCGAGCACGGGCGGACGGGGAGACCGGGGCGGCCGGGTTTCCGGCGCATCCCGGTTGAGGTGCCCGAGGAAGGGGACGCCCGAGAGGACGGGCGGGGAGCAGCGAGTGGGGACAAGGAGGTGCGCGTGTATGGCGAAGGTCGTGGGCATCGATCTGGGGACCACTAACTCAGTGATCGCGGTAATGGAGGCAGGCAAACCGCAGGTGATCATCAATGCGGAGGGAAGCCGCCTGACCCCTTCCGTGGTGGGCTTCACCAAGGCGGGAGAGCGCCTGGTGGGGCAGCTGGCACGCCGGCAGGCGGTGCTGAACCCGGAGAACACGGTGTTTTCTATCAAGCGGTTCATGGGGCGGCGCTACGATGAAGTTTCCCTGGAGCGGGAACGGGTTCCCTATCAGGTGAAGCGGGGAGCCAGCGATACGGTGCGCATCAACATGCCCGCGGCGGGGAAGGAGTTCTCTCCGGAAGAAATCTCGGCCATGATCCTGCAGAAGCTGAAGATGGACGCCGAGAAGTACCTGGGCGAGCCCGTGACCAAGGCCGTCATCACGGTACCGGCATACTTCAACGACGCCCAGCGCACCGCCACCCGTGATGCCGGGCGCATCGCCGGGCTGGAGGTGCTGCGCATCATCAACGAGCCCACGGCCGCCTCCCTGGCCTATGGCGTGGACAAGAAGACCAACGAGACCATCCTGGTGTGGGACCTGGGCGGCGGCACCTTCGATGTCTCCATCCTCGAAGTGGGGGACGGCGTCTTCGAGGTGAAGGCCACCTCCGGGGACACCCACCTGGGCGGCGACGACTACGACATGCGCCTGGTGAACTGCGTGGCCGACCGCTTCCAGCGGGACACGGGCATCGATCTCCGCAAGGACCGGCAGGCTCTGCAGCGCCTGCTGGAGGCGTGCGAGAAGGCCAAGTGCGAGCTTTCCTCCGTGCCGGAGACGACCATCTCCCTGCCCTTTATCACCGCCGATGCTTCGGGCCCCAAGCACCTGGAAGAGCGCATCAGCCGGGCGAAGTTCGAGGAGATTACCCGCGACCTCACCGAGCGGTGCATCGGACCCTTCCGCCAGGCGCTTTCTGACGCCAGGCTGACGGAGCGGGACATCGCCGAGGTCATCCTGGTGGGGGGCGCCACCCGCATGCCCGCCATTCAGGAGCTGGTGCGCAAGCTCACCGGCAAGGAGCCCAACCGGGGAGTGAACCCGGACGAGGTGGTGGCGGTGGGGGCGGCCATCCAGGCCGGAGTGCTGGCCGGTGAGGTGAAGGACATCGTCCTGCTGGACGTCACCCCGCTCTCCCTGGGCATCGAGACCCTGGGCGGCGTCATGACCAGGCTTATCGAGCGTAACACCACCATCCCCACCCGCAAGAGCGAGGTGTTCACCACCGCCGCCGACGGGCAGACCACGGTGGAGGTCCACGTGCTGCAGGGCGAGCGGGAGTTCGCCCGCGACAACCGCACCCTGGGCCGCTTCCTGCTGGACGGCATCCCGCCGGCGCCTCGCGGCATCCCGCAGATCGAGGTCACCTTCGACATCGACGCCAACGGCATCCTGAACGTAACGGCGAAAGACCGCGCCACCGGCCGCGAGCAGCACATCACCATCACCGGCTCGACCCAGCTCTCCAGGGGCGACATCGACCGCATGGTGAAGGAAGCCGAGAGTTACGGCCAGGAAGACAAGAAGCGGCGCGAGCTGGTGGACGCCCGCAACCAGGCCGACTCCCTCATCTACCAGGTCGAGAAGACCATGAAGGACACGGGGGCCCGGCTCTCCGGGGACGAGAGGTCCCGCATCGAGCGGGCCATCTCGTCGCTGCGGGAGGCCGCCAAGGGCGAGGACGTATCCCGCATCCGTTCCGCCATGGAGGAACTGCAGCAGGCGTCGTACAAGATGGCAGAGCAGCTCTACCGCCAGGCGGCCGGTGCCGGCGCGTCAGCAGGTCCGGGCGACGCCTCTGGCGGGCCGGCAGGTCCGGGGGGTGGTGGGCCGGGTGGCCCTGGCGGCACCTCCGGCGGGCCGGGCGGCACGGCCGACGGTACCGGCGAATCCTCGCGCCGGGGCGGAGACGACGTCATCGATGCCGAGTACCGTCCCAGCGACGGAGACCGGTAGCGCGGAGGTGTGAGCGATGCCCGAGAGCGGCGCACAGCACGGGCCGCCGGGGGACGACCTCCGCGCGGAACTGGGCCTGCTCAGAGCGAAACTAGAAGCGGCGCGGGTGGAAGTGGAACAGGTGCGGGGCGAACTGGAAGCGGTCCGGACAGAGCTGGAGGCGAGGCGCGCGGAAGCGGAACGTAACTGGGACCAGTTCCTGCGCGCGCGGGCCGATCTGGACAACTACCGGCGCCGCATGGAGCGGGAGGTGGAGCGCCTGGTGGATCGGGGTCGCCAGGAACTGCTCCTCCGGTTCCTCGAGGTGGCCGATAATTTCCAGCGTGCCCTCATGCCCCAGGTCATGGCTGCGGCCGACCCCGACGGCCTTCGCCGGGGACTGGAACTCATCTCCCGGCAACTGGATAACCTCCTGGGGCAGGAGGGCGTGCAGCCCATCGAGGCGGTGGGGGCGCCTTTCGACCCCCGCCTGCACGAGGCCGTGGCGGCGTGGGAATGCGATGACGTGGACCGGGAAACCGTCACCGACGAGATCCAGAAGGGGTACCTTTACCGCGGTGAGGTGCTGCGGCCGGCCCGCGTGCGCGTCGCCCGTCCGCCGGAGCCCGGCGACGGTGCCTGAGCCGGCGCCCCCGCTGCCGCGGCCGGTTGCGCGGCGTCTCGCGCGTGGCCGCGGCGGGTTGGGGCGGACCGGCGCCTGCCCGGCGGTGGCGTCCCGGCACAGCGGACGGGTGACCGGTGCAGAGTGATGGGGCGGTGAGCCCTGGTGGAGTTCAAGGACTACTACAAGATACTGGGCGTCTCCCATGACGCCAGCGACGAGGAAATAAAGAAGGCATACCGGCGGCTGGCCCGCAAGTACCACCCCGACGTCAACCCCGGAGACAGGGCGGCCGAGGAGAAGTTCAAGGAGATCAACGAGGCCTACGCCGTGCTGTCCGACCGGGAACGGCGGCACCGCTACGACCAGTTAGGGGCGGACTGGCCCCGCTGGTCCCAGTGGGAGCGTGCCCAGCGCCAGCCGGGCGGGTTCGGCCCCACCTTCACGGGGACGGCGGGCGGCGACTTCTCCGAGTTCTTCCGCATCTTCTTCTCCGACCTGGGGCTGGACCTGGAAGACCTGCTGGCCCGGGCCGCGGGTGGCGCGAGGGGAGGGAAGGGCGCCGCCGGTGGACGTTCCGGAGCCGGTCGGAGTGGTTCAGGTCCCGGTACCCGCACTTTCTGGTGGACCTGGTCCCCCGGCGCCGGCGACACGGTCAGCCCCAACGGCGGGGGTGCCCCCGGGGAGGTGGGTGCCCGCCGGGAAGCGGGCACCGTGGAGGTGACCCTGGAAGAAGTGGCGGAGGGCACCCGGCGCCAGGTCGAGCTGCTGCTGCCGGGCGGTTTGCGACGCCTGGAAGTGAGGGTGCCCCCCGGAGTGCGCGACGGACAGCTGCTCCGGCTGCCGGGCGGCGCTGACGGCCAGGACGTCTACCTGCGGGTGCACGTCCGGCCCCACCCAGTGTTCGACCGCCACGGGGCTGACCTGGTGCGGGAGCTGCCGGTTTCTCTCGCTGAGGCCCTCCTGGGGGCGGACGTGGAAGCCTCCACCCTCGACAAAGGTCGCGTGAAGGTGAGGGTGCCGCCCGAGACCCAGAACGGGGCTGTGCTTCGCCTGCGTGGGTTGGGGCTCCCCCGGCGGGAGGGCGGCCGGGGCGACCTGCACCTGCGGGTCAGGGTGGTGCTGCCCACCCGCCTGGGTAAGCGGGAGAAGGAGCTCATCCAGGAACTGGCCCGCCTCCGCCCCGAAACCCCACCCCGCTGATGGGGGGCGGTCCGGCGCGCGGGGCGCGCGACCCCGCGCCGTCCACGGGATGCCGCCCGGCGCGCGACGCCGCGCCGTCAATGTGATGCCTGCCACCGCCGCGCTGGCGGGACCCGGCCGGGCGGGCTCGGAGAGGAGAAACTTGTGGTGCAACCGGAGCGATTCACGGTGGAATCCCAGGAGGCCCTGGCTTCCGCTCAGGCCCTGGCCCGGTCGGGCCAGCGCAGCCAGGTGGAGCCGGAGGACCTCCTTTTGGCATTGTTGCGCCAGGAGGAAGGGCTGGTCCCCACTCTGGTGGCCCGCTGCGGGGCCGACCCGGCCGCCCTGGCGACCGAGATGGAGAGGGAGCTGGAACGTTCCCCCCGGGCCTACGGTGCCGCGGCCGGTGCCTATGTATCCCCGCGGCTTACCCAGGCGCTGGACCGGGCTGAGGCCGCGGCGAGGCGTTTGCAGGACGAGTACGTTTCTACCGAGCACCTGCTACTCGGCTTGCTGGACGGCAGCGGAGCCGCCGGTCGTGCCCTGCGGGCGGCCGGGCTGAAGGAAGAGATGGTGATGAGGGCCCTGGCCGGGGTGCGCGGTACCCAGCGGGTGACCGACCCCGAGCCCGAGGGCAAGTACCGGGTGCTGGAGCGGTACTGCCGGGACCTCACCGGCCTGGTCCGGCGGGGGAAGCTGGACCCCGTCATCGGCCGGGACGAGGAGATCCGGCGGGTGATCCAGGTCCTGTCCCGGCGGACGAAGAACAATCCCGTGCTCATCGGGGAGCCCGGCGTGGGCAAGACGGCGATTGCCGAGGGGCTGGCCCAGCGGGTGGCCAACGGGGACGTCCCCGAGAGCCTGAAGGACAGGCGGGTGTTGGCCCTGGACCTGGGCGCCCTGGTGGCGGGCACCAAGTACCGGGGCGAGTTCGAGGACCGCATGAAGGCTCTCCTGAAGGAGATCGAGGCGGCCGAAGGCCGCATCATCCTCTTCATCGACGAACTGCACACCCTGGTGGGGGCTGGCGCTGCCGAGGGGGCGGTGGATGCTTCCAACCTGCTCAAGCCGGCGCTCGCCCGGGGTGAACTGCGCTGCGTGGGCGCCACCACCCTGGACGAGTACCGCAAGCACATCGAGAAGGATGCCGCCCTCGAGCGCCGTTTCCAGCCCATCTACGTGGGCGAACCCTCGGTGGAGGACACCATCGGCATCCTGCGCGGGCTGAAGGAAAAGTACGAGGTCCACCACGGGGTGCGCATCCGCGACTCCGCCCTGGTGGCGGCGGCCACCATGTCCGCCCGCTACATCTCCGACCGCTTCCTGCCCGACAAGGCCATCGACCTGGTGGACGAGGCGGCCGCCCGTCTGCGCACCGAGATGGACAGCCTGCCCGCCGCCATCGATTCCCCCGAGCGACGCGCCCGCCAGCTGGAGATCGAGGCCCAGGCCCTTTCCCGGGAAGAGGAGCCGGCCGCGGGGGAAAGGCTGCACCAGGTGCAGAGCGAGCTGGAGTCGCTACGGGCCCGCATGGCCGAGGCCCGCACCCGCTGGGAGCGGGAGAAACAGCTCATCGGCCGGGTGCGGGAACTGAAGGAGAAGATCGAGCAGACCCGCACCGAGGAGGAGCAGGCCGAGCGCCGGGGCGACCTGGGCCGGGCGGCCGAGTTGCGCTACGGCGTGCGCCTCTCCCTGCAGAAGGAGCTGGAGCAGGCCAACCGGGAACTGGAGGCCATCCCGGTCGGCCAGCGCCTGCTCAAGGAAGAGGTGGACGAGGAGGATATCGCCCAGGTGGTGGCCAGGTGGACGGGCATCCCCGTCGCCCGCCTGCTGGAGGGCGAAATGCAGAAGCTCGTGCGCATGGAGGAGCGCCTGCGGCAGCGGGTGGTGGGTCAGGACGAGGCGGTGGGCGCCGTCTCCGACGTAATCCGCCGGGCCCGGGCGGGACTGGCCGACCCCAACCGTCCCCTGGGCTCGTTTCTCTTCCTGGGGCCCACCGGGGTGGGCAAGACCGAACTGGCCCGCGCCCTGGCCGAGTTCCTCTTCGACGACGAGCGGGCCCTCACCCGCATCGACATGTCCGAGTACCAGGAGCGCCACACCGTCTCCCGGTTGATCGGGGCCCCACCAGGGTACGTGGGCTATGAAGAGGGTGGCCAGCTCACGGAGGCGGTGCGCCGCCGCCCGTACTCCATCGTGCTGTTCGACGAGGCGGAGAAGGCGCACCCCGAGGTGTTCAACCTGCTCTTGC is a window from the Bacillota bacterium genome containing:
- a CDS encoding J domain-containing protein encodes the protein MEFKDYYKILGVSHDASDEEIKKAYRRLARKYHPDVNPGDRAAEEKFKEINEAYAVLSDRERRHRYDQLGADWPRWSQWERAQRQPGGFGPTFTGTAGGDFSEFFRIFFSDLGLDLEDLLARAAGGARGGKGAAGGRSGAGRSGSGPGTRTFWWTWSPGAGDTVSPNGGGAPGEVGARREAGTVEVTLEEVAEGTRRQVELLLPGGLRRLEVRVPPGVRDGQLLRLPGGADGQDVYLRVHVRPHPVFDRHGADLVRELPVSLAEALLGADVEASTLDKGRVKVRVPPETQNGAVLRLRGLGLPRREGGRGDLHLRVRVVLPTRLGKREKELIQELARLRPETPPR
- the clpB gene encoding ATP-dependent chaperone ClpB — encoded protein: MVQPERFTVESQEALASAQALARSGQRSQVEPEDLLLALLRQEEGLVPTLVARCGADPAALATEMERELERSPRAYGAAAGAYVSPRLTQALDRAEAAARRLQDEYVSTEHLLLGLLDGSGAAGRALRAAGLKEEMVMRALAGVRGTQRVTDPEPEGKYRVLERYCRDLTGLVRRGKLDPVIGRDEEIRRVIQVLSRRTKNNPVLIGEPGVGKTAIAEGLAQRVANGDVPESLKDRRVLALDLGALVAGTKYRGEFEDRMKALLKEIEAAEGRIILFIDELHTLVGAGAAEGAVDASNLLKPALARGELRCVGATTLDEYRKHIEKDAALERRFQPIYVGEPSVEDTIGILRGLKEKYEVHHGVRIRDSALVAAATMSARYISDRFLPDKAIDLVDEAAARLRTEMDSLPAAIDSPERRARQLEIEAQALSREEEPAAGERLHQVQSELESLRARMAEARTRWEREKQLIGRVRELKEKIEQTRTEEEQAERRGDLGRAAELRYGVRLSLQKELEQANRELEAIPVGQRLLKEEVDEEDIAQVVARWTGIPVARLLEGEMQKLVRMEERLRQRVVGQDEAVGAVSDVIRRARAGLADPNRPLGSFLFLGPTGVGKTELARALAEFLFDDERALTRIDMSEYQERHTVSRLIGAPPGYVGYEEGGQLTEAVRRRPYSIVLFDEAEKAHPEVFNLLLQLLDDGRLTDGHGRTVDFRNVVVIMTSNLGSTWIQELGGRDDAEMRRRVMEAVRGHFRPEFLNRLDEIVIFNSLGPAQIRRIVDLQLDRLAARLKEQDLHLEVSEGARDLLAEEGFDPVFGARPLRRTIEREVANRVASAILQGRFRPGDTVLVDRQGYDLVLTKKQ
- a CDS encoding MerR family transcriptional regulator, giving the protein MQHPCEEGSALPLHGPDEPVYTISVAARLLGVNPQTLRVLERYGLVCPSRTENNIRLYSENDLVLLQRICHLIRVERINMAGVRVILRMEGRLSGPDLPGDEAAEDDAGEHGRTGRPGRPGFRRIPVEVPEEGDAREDGRGAASGDKEVRVYGEGRGHRSGDH
- the grpE gene encoding nucleotide exchange factor GrpE, whose amino-acid sequence is MPESGAQHGPPGDDLRAELGLLRAKLEAARVEVEQVRGELEAVRTELEARRAEAERNWDQFLRARADLDNYRRRMEREVERLVDRGRQELLLRFLEVADNFQRALMPQVMAAADPDGLRRGLELISRQLDNLLGQEGVQPIEAVGAPFDPRLHEAVAAWECDDVDRETVTDEIQKGYLYRGEVLRPARVRVARPPEPGDGA
- the dnaK gene encoding molecular chaperone DnaK is translated as MAKVVGIDLGTTNSVIAVMEAGKPQVIINAEGSRLTPSVVGFTKAGERLVGQLARRQAVLNPENTVFSIKRFMGRRYDEVSLERERVPYQVKRGASDTVRINMPAAGKEFSPEEISAMILQKLKMDAEKYLGEPVTKAVITVPAYFNDAQRTATRDAGRIAGLEVLRIINEPTAASLAYGVDKKTNETILVWDLGGGTFDVSILEVGDGVFEVKATSGDTHLGGDDYDMRLVNCVADRFQRDTGIDLRKDRQALQRLLEACEKAKCELSSVPETTISLPFITADASGPKHLEERISRAKFEEITRDLTERCIGPFRQALSDARLTERDIAEVILVGGATRMPAIQELVRKLTGKEPNRGVNPDEVVAVGAAIQAGVLAGEVKDIVLLDVTPLSLGIETLGGVMTRLIERNTTIPTRKSEVFTTAADGQTTVEVHVLQGEREFARDNRTLGRFLLDGIPPAPRGIPQIEVTFDIDANGILNVTAKDRATGREQHITITGSTQLSRGDIDRMVKEAESYGQEDKKRRELVDARNQADSLIYQVEKTMKDTGARLSGDERSRIERAISSLREAAKGEDVSRIRSAMEELQQASYKMAEQLYRQAAGAGASAGPGDASGGPAGPGGGGPGGPGGTSGGPGGTADGTGESSRRGGDDVIDAEYRPSDGDR
- a CDS encoding FAD-dependent oxidoreductase yields the protein MKHVIVGNGPAGMTAALTIRSARPRDEVTVVTADEGAYYSKVREPDLLAGEAEPALLELAAESAIRSAGIELVTGIAVRSLDRGARRVFLEDGRELSYDCLLLSTGASPIVPAVPGMHAGTDPGRPLPTGVFALRTLRDARRLAAAAGRARNAVVVGGGFIGVHVAWALAARGLDVTLVEKMPTLLPGGCDDTASSLVAAHLESRGVRVMLGCALESVACSGGGEAGPCSGGGAGASLQVEVGGTTIPCDLAVLAVGVRPNTALARQARVEVAEGVVTDATMATTVSGVWAAGDVAQTLDLATGRQGMLPLWPLAVAQGRIAGRNMAGLRASYRGGLRINPVHLGPLQVVSLGEIFPAGPWARVLTGPAPGRAPFHGGDHGRGLPAYFRIAFQDDRLVGVLLVGAVEAAGILGSLIARAIRLRAQDEALRLVGAALRTALPARL